Proteins from a genomic interval of Clostridium sp. 'deep sea':
- a CDS encoding ARMT1-like domain-containing protein encodes MKICHECIPCLVRQSVEVAELMSNKKELQQKIIKKTLEQLCDITFNETAPYLARHIHKYAKQITGNQDPYKELKIKYNKIAEDLCYELDLPKMVTKSDNPFDTACRLAIAGNIIDFGLGITLKKQGIYDSIQQSLESEIACNSIQELHNAVNKAENILILCDNSGEIVFDKLLVNQMPKHKITYVVKGAAIVNDATMQDAIDVGMTDLVKVIHNGAEAQGTILELCSEEFIQTFNSADLIICKGQANYETLSDLHDPRIYYLLKAKCQSIADHLNCQKGAYVIKHF; translated from the coding sequence ATGAAGATATGCCATGAATGTATACCTTGCCTTGTTCGTCAGTCAGTCGAAGTAGCTGAACTTATGAGCAATAAAAAAGAACTGCAACAAAAAATAATCAAAAAGACCTTAGAGCAACTATGCGACATAACATTTAATGAAACAGCTCCGTATTTAGCACGACATATCCATAAATATGCTAAACAAATAACAGGAAACCAAGACCCCTATAAAGAACTAAAAATAAAATATAACAAAATAGCAGAAGACCTTTGTTATGAACTTGATTTGCCAAAAATGGTTACTAAGAGTGATAACCCTTTTGATACAGCCTGTAGACTCGCAATTGCAGGCAATATAATTGACTTTGGCTTAGGTATAACTCTAAAAAAACAGGGTATTTACGATTCAATTCAACAAAGCCTAGAGTCTGAGATAGCATGTAACAGTATTCAGGAATTGCATAATGCTGTTAATAAAGCAGAAAACATCCTTATACTATGTGATAACTCAGGAGAAATAGTTTTTGATAAACTGCTAGTAAATCAAATGCCAAAACATAAGATAACTTACGTAGTAAAAGGCGCTGCAATAGTAAATGATGCCACTATGCAAGATGCTATAGATGTAGGCATGACAGATTTAGTAAAAGTAATACACAATGGTGCAGAAGCACAGGGTACGATCTTAGAGCTCTGTTCTGAAGAGTTTATACAAACATTTAACAGCGCAGATCTAATAATTTGCAAAGGTCAAGCAAACTATGAAACCCTGAGCGACCTACACGATCCCCGAATCTACTATTTACTAAAAGCCAAATGCCAATCAATAGCAGACCATTTAAACTGTCAAAAAGGTGCTTATGTAATAAAACATTTTTAG
- a CDS encoding transposase, translating to MARRQRLHYNGALYHVITRGNNKDNILLNNEDKHQYIKRIQKYISKYNAKIFAYAIMDNHCHLLMQVSEVPLGKVMQLIQQTYTAYYNKKYNRSGHVFEQRYKSILVDKDEYLLVLIKYIHNNPVKAQISDINYMFSSHKEYSTGIASLCSIDEALSLLDSNKDKAIKRYLRFMQMNDDIKPLAELDYLLNVKDYDIDLNERFYITKFFNKIKSEFEEKYNIDCDVLKGKHYKPDLRNIRNEFVIEVIKNKAMKQVELADYLGISHHAISKIVNK from the coding sequence ATGGCACGCAGACAACGGCTTCACTATAATGGAGCCCTATATCATGTTATTACAAGAGGCAATAATAAAGATAATATTTTATTAAATAACGAAGATAAACACCAATACATAAAGCGCATTCAAAAATACATAAGTAAATATAATGCTAAAATTTTTGCATATGCAATTATGGACAACCATTGTCATTTGTTAATGCAGGTTTCTGAAGTTCCGTTAGGTAAAGTTATGCAACTTATACAGCAAACCTATACTGCATACTACAATAAAAAATATAATAGAAGTGGTCATGTTTTTGAGCAGAGATATAAGAGTATCCTAGTTGATAAAGATGAATACCTATTAGTACTTATTAAGTACATACATAATAATCCAGTTAAAGCACAAATAAGTGACATTAATTATATGTTTAGTAGCCATAAAGAGTATAGTACTGGTATTGCATCACTATGTAGTATAGATGAAGCTTTATCTTTGCTTGATAGTAACAAAGATAAGGCGATTAAAAGATATTTAAGATTTATGCAAATGAACGATGATATTAAGCCTTTAGCTGAGTTAGATTATTTATTAAATGTTAAAGATTATGATATCGACTTGAATGAAAGATTTTATATAACCAAATTTTTTAATAAGATAAAAAGTGAGTTTGAGGAAAAATATAATATTGATTGTGATGTTTTAAAGGGAAAACATTACAAACCTGATTTGAGGAATATTAGAAATGAATTTGTTATTGAAGTAATAAAAAATAAGGCGATGAAGCAAGTAGAATTGGCTGATTATTTGGGTATTTCTCATCATGCAATATCGAAAATAGTTAATAAGTAA
- a CDS encoding GNAT family N-acetyltransferase — MEIITVDSYNISSEHICCAISESDTRAELKKNWLRERFGDGLIFKKLAVRGKVFIEYIPAEKAFAPVEADNYMYINCLWVSGKYKKQGYANQLLSECITDAKAKGKAGLVTLSSTKKKPFLSDPSFLKYKGFKICDTAKPYYELLYLPLNNISQVPRFKPCVKQPSVQKQGVVVYYSNQCPHSEMYVNIIKKIAQNHSILFKDIKFSSYLKAQNSPNPFTSYAIYFNGKFETNEILTAKKFSQLLIKHNMTE; from the coding sequence ATGGAGATTATTACTGTTGATTCTTATAATATTAGTTCTGAGCATATCTGTTGTGCAATTTCAGAGTCTGATACAAGAGCTGAGCTAAAAAAGAATTGGCTTCGAGAGAGATTTGGTGATGGTTTAATTTTTAAAAAGCTAGCAGTAAGAGGCAAAGTTTTTATTGAATATATTCCTGCCGAAAAAGCTTTTGCACCTGTTGAAGCAGATAATTATATGTATATAAATTGTTTATGGGTATCTGGTAAGTATAAAAAGCAGGGTTATGCTAATCAACTTTTGTCTGAGTGTATTACAGATGCTAAAGCTAAGGGTAAGGCTGGCTTAGTGACTCTCTCATCAACTAAAAAAAAGCCGTTTTTATCTGATCCAAGTTTTTTAAAATACAAAGGTTTTAAGATATGTGATACAGCAAAACCCTATTATGAACTTTTGTATTTACCATTGAATAATATATCTCAAGTTCCCCGTTTTAAACCATGCGTAAAACAGCCATCTGTGCAAAAACAAGGTGTAGTTGTTTATTACTCTAATCAGTGCCCTCATTCAGAGATGTATGTTAATATTATTAAAAAAATTGCCCAAAATCACAGTATTTTGTTTAAAGATATTAAGTTTAGTAGTTACCTTAAGGCTCAAAATTCTCCTAATCCATTTACATCTTATGCAATTTACTTCAATGGTAAGTTTGAGACCAATGAAATTTTAACGGCAAAAAAATTCTCTCAATTACTAATTAAGCATAATATGACAGAGTGA
- a CDS encoding GyrI-like domain-containing protein, which translates to MKYELITLTEMQIVGLAVKADNSEEEAFVIGNTWQRFFDESIMNSINNKITSLGIGLYANYESDALGSYTFLCGCEVTKNKNPELNAITIPAGKYGKFTIKGHPVNDLMKAWQEIWQMQLNRKFTCDFEVYHYDNEDMNNQTIDIYIALK; encoded by the coding sequence ATGAAATATGAGCTTATAACTTTAACTGAAATGCAAATTGTAGGATTAGCAGTAAAAGCTGATAATAGTGAAGAAGAAGCATTTGTAATAGGTAACACTTGGCAAAGGTTTTTTGATGAGAGTATTATGAATTCTATTAATAACAAAATTACAAGTTTAGGCATTGGTCTTTATGCAAATTATGAATCAGATGCACTAGGCTCTTATACCTTTCTATGCGGTTGTGAAGTAACTAAAAATAAAAATCCAGAGCTTAATGCTATTACCATTCCAGCTGGCAAGTATGGCAAATTTACAATTAAAGGCCACCCTGTAAACGATCTTATGAAGGCTTGGCAGGAGATTTGGCAAATGCAGTTAAACAGAAAGTTTACTTGTGATTTTGAGGTATATCACTACGATAACGAAGATATGAATAATCAAACTATAGATATTTATATTGCCTTAAAATAA